One Deefgea tanakiae genomic region harbors:
- the rsgA gene encoding ribosome small subunit-dependent GTPase A, with the protein MSETARIVTSYGKVYIVELADGRRLSASTRGKKTDYACGDQVDIDVLNAEQAVINKALKRKTLLYRSDAWRSKMIAANVTQIVIVVATEPSFSDELISRALIAAEAEGIRPVICLNKCDLPVADAARSRLAYYTGLGYPVVEISAKQDLTPLEPWLDGQVSVLVGQSGMGKSTITNALIPDANARVKEISTALDSGKHTTTHAQLYKLNATSELIDSPGLQSFGLAHISVEELPRLMPDMARHLGQCRFHNCRHRQEPGCAIHEAIAAGSIANERLVFLQRLQDELSAAASCKY; encoded by the coding sequence ATGAGCGAAACCGCCCGCATTGTTACTAGCTACGGCAAAGTCTATATCGTTGAACTGGCCGATGGTCGTCGCCTCTCCGCCTCGACCCGCGGCAAAAAAACCGATTACGCCTGTGGTGATCAAGTCGATATCGACGTACTGAACGCCGAGCAAGCTGTGATCAATAAAGCCCTCAAACGCAAAACGTTGCTGTATCGCTCGGATGCATGGCGCAGCAAAATGATCGCCGCCAATGTCACGCAGATTGTAATTGTCGTTGCGACCGAGCCGAGTTTTTCCGATGAACTCATTAGTCGAGCGCTGATTGCGGCTGAGGCCGAAGGCATTCGCCCCGTGATTTGCTTAAACAAATGTGACCTCCCCGTCGCCGATGCCGCACGTTCGCGCTTGGCCTATTACACGGGTTTGGGCTATCCGGTGGTTGAAATCTCCGCAAAACAGGATTTAACACCACTAGAACCGTGGTTGGATGGTCAAGTTTCAGTTTTGGTTGGCCAATCAGGGATGGGAAAATCAACGATCACCAATGCGCTGATTCCCGACGCCAATGCGCGCGTCAAAGAAATCTCGACCGCGCTCGACTCAGGCAAGCATACGACAACCCACGCGCAGTTGTATAAATTAAACGCAACGTCTGAGTTGATCGATTCGCCGGGTTTGCAATCCTTTGGTTTAGCGCACATTAGCGTCGAAGAATTACCGCGTTTAATGCCCGATATGGCGCGGCATTTGGGCCAATGCCGTTTCCACAATTGCCGTCACCGCCAAGAGCCCGGCTGCGCCATTCATGAAGCAATCGCAGCGGGCAGCATTGCGAACGAACGACTGGTTTTTCTACAACGCTTACAAGATGAACTCAGCGCTGCCGCGAGCTGCAAATACTAA
- a CDS encoding NAD(P)-binding protein: MTPSFPYIADQVGLPILGQPYLFSDAKMATFLLDSQASALNQLLDTYINQPSEGQFEYRCLAVKGQAFSIMIMAQMTIDASNPTGKVYGKERYSELSFWIPCYDRKALARGEFKPALFLPFLFPDSFSAIATGREMFGFRKQLAAFNYPNGELNVWHPQFTASTCGFKTLGADSIAQQYDFISLLAAEKDETVADSAWRSTSEAATGMIEHLFGQQWTCAETGEVLGDIHADFLANCPALFIKQFPAIEGAQNAEVRSIASAPFQLQAFHGGFPWLKGLSLKQFDLQLMRLASHPIVAQLGLTPTSSTPDVDTVSTKGFWVNVDFSLETGKTLQSIKPPKQKIAILGGGIGSLSTAYGITQDPDWQTKYDITIYQMGWRLGGKGASGRNRDIADRIEEHGLHIWFGYYDNAFALIQNCYAELARSSNAPLATWDQAFKPQNTIVVEEYVKEEWRTWALSFKPDSKVPGQGDSKSDHPIGFFAHLREALSELHQALQQQISQSDSARQAAARHFTRGVSHTGESILGKVLDVVGKPVEMVVEHEVERVFTQLQNLYESFPLRSEIAALCTTPAPSHWLDVIAEIKALVEQVLAPFAEIFDSIRRIFTLVDIALAVAKGILVDGVLIKGYTAINQYDFTEWLIIHGASADAANSALVRAFYDLYLGFPNGENKIVGDGVAIGGNVSAGELLHSYILVTLCYKGAVMWKMQAGMGDVVMTPIYQVLKQRGVKFEFFNKVTDLHLSADQQQISAIDIDVQATLKPNIASYNPLYEVKGLPCWPSTPLYEQLEQGQALKTQEINLESAWSPWPAVAKKTLQLGQDFDLVVLGISVAALPFITEELSQANPAWQAMLNNAATTQTQAMQLWLNINLEETGWPLASPILDAYGEPFNTWAAMDQTLDKENWPLNQQPFGIAYFCNNMKDAEPIPPFSDHSFPAQQEERVKQSAKQWLMQYIGHLWPYATQANDKSLDWSKLVDLENRQGEARLDGQYFRANIDPTERYVCNAANTNQYRLKVDQSGFRNLYLAGDWVNNEALNLGCVESTVISGLQAARALSGYPLTIHHETF; encoded by the coding sequence ATGACTCCATCCTTTCCATACATCGCCGATCAAGTTGGTTTACCTATCTTGGGTCAACCCTACTTATTCAGCGACGCCAAGATGGCGACCTTTCTACTCGATAGCCAAGCTAGCGCACTTAATCAATTACTCGATACCTATATCAATCAGCCTTCAGAAGGCCAGTTTGAATACCGCTGCTTAGCCGTCAAGGGGCAAGCATTTAGTATTATGATTATGGCGCAGATGACCATCGACGCTAGCAATCCAACAGGCAAGGTCTATGGCAAAGAGCGTTATTCAGAATTGTCGTTTTGGATTCCTTGTTACGATCGCAAAGCCTTAGCACGCGGTGAATTTAAACCCGCACTATTCTTGCCATTTTTATTTCCTGATAGTTTCTCAGCGATCGCCACCGGCCGTGAAATGTTTGGTTTTCGCAAACAGCTCGCCGCGTTTAACTACCCTAACGGCGAGCTCAACGTTTGGCATCCGCAATTTACTGCCAGCACATGTGGTTTTAAAACGCTGGGCGCAGACAGTATCGCTCAGCAATATGACTTTATTTCACTCCTTGCAGCTGAAAAAGATGAAACCGTCGCCGATTCAGCATGGCGCAGCACCAGCGAAGCCGCCACTGGAATGATCGAGCACCTGTTTGGCCAGCAATGGACCTGCGCCGAAACCGGCGAGGTATTAGGTGACATCCATGCGGATTTCCTTGCCAATTGCCCTGCGCTATTTATCAAACAATTCCCAGCGATTGAAGGCGCGCAAAATGCCGAAGTACGTAGCATCGCCAGCGCACCCTTCCAATTGCAAGCATTTCATGGTGGTTTTCCATGGCTCAAAGGCCTAAGCCTTAAGCAATTCGATCTGCAATTAATGCGCCTAGCCAGCCACCCGATTGTGGCACAACTGGGTTTAACGCCAACGTCCAGCACGCCAGATGTGGATACCGTCAGCACCAAAGGATTTTGGGTTAACGTGGATTTCTCACTCGAAACAGGAAAAACACTACAGTCGATTAAGCCACCGAAACAAAAAATCGCCATACTTGGCGGTGGTATTGGCTCTCTAAGCACGGCCTATGGGATTACCCAAGATCCAGACTGGCAGACCAAATATGACATCACCATTTACCAAATGGGTTGGCGACTGGGTGGCAAAGGCGCCAGTGGGCGCAATCGCGACATTGCCGATCGCATCGAAGAACACGGCCTGCATATTTGGTTTGGCTATTACGACAATGCATTTGCACTCATTCAAAATTGCTATGCCGAACTAGCGCGTTCCAGCAATGCCCCGCTGGCAACTTGGGATCAGGCATTCAAACCGCAGAATACGATTGTTGTTGAAGAATATGTAAAAGAAGAATGGCGCACTTGGGCACTATCATTTAAGCCTGATAGTAAAGTTCCAGGTCAAGGCGACAGTAAAAGCGATCATCCGATTGGGTTTTTCGCCCACCTTCGCGAAGCACTGAGTGAACTGCATCAAGCGCTTCAGCAGCAAATCAGCCAATCAGACAGTGCACGGCAGGCAGCAGCACGCCACTTTACGCGTGGCGTGTCGCATACGGGGGAAAGCATTTTAGGTAAAGTGCTCGACGTGGTCGGTAAACCTGTTGAAATGGTAGTCGAACACGAAGTCGAGCGTGTATTTACGCAACTACAAAACCTCTATGAATCATTTCCTCTACGCAGTGAAATCGCCGCCCTATGCACCACACCAGCGCCAAGCCATTGGCTGGATGTGATTGCCGAAATCAAAGCGTTAGTTGAGCAAGTGCTGGCGCCTTTTGCCGAAATTTTCGATTCAATCCGCCGTATTTTCACGCTGGTCGATATCGCACTCGCCGTTGCCAAAGGCATTTTGGTCGACGGCGTCTTAATCAAAGGCTACACCGCAATCAATCAGTATGATTTTACCGAATGGTTGATCATTCACGGCGCCAGTGCTGATGCGGCTAATTCAGCCTTGGTGCGCGCGTTTTATGATTTGTATTTGGGTTTTCCAAATGGCGAGAATAAAATCGTTGGCGACGGCGTTGCTATTGGCGGCAATGTCTCGGCCGGGGAATTGTTACACAGCTATATTCTGGTGACGCTGTGCTACAAAGGCGCGGTAATGTGGAAGATGCAAGCCGGCATGGGCGACGTAGTAATGACGCCAATCTATCAAGTGTTGAAACAGCGCGGCGTCAAATTTGAGTTTTTCAACAAGGTGACGGATTTACATTTAAGCGCTGACCAACAGCAAATCTCCGCCATCGACATTGACGTACAAGCAACCTTAAAACCTAATATTGCCAGCTACAATCCGCTTTATGAGGTCAAAGGCTTGCCATGCTGGCCATCTACGCCACTGTACGAGCAACTCGAACAAGGTCAAGCGCTCAAAACGCAAGAAATTAATCTGGAATCAGCATGGAGCCCGTGGCCTGCTGTTGCGAAAAAAACGCTGCAATTAGGGCAAGATTTTGACCTTGTCGTACTTGGCATTTCAGTTGCCGCACTGCCGTTTATTACCGAAGAACTCAGCCAAGCCAACCCCGCTTGGCAAGCGATGCTCAATAATGCCGCCACCACGCAAACTCAGGCTATGCAGCTTTGGCTCAATATCAATCTAGAAGAAACCGGCTGGCCCTTAGCCAGCCCGATTCTGGATGCCTATGGCGAGCCGTTTAACACATGGGCGGCAATGGATCAAACGCTAGACAAAGAAAACTGGCCTCTGAATCAACAGCCCTTTGGTATTGCCTACTTCTGCAACAATATGAAGGATGCTGAGCCTATACCCCCATTTAGCGACCATAGTTTCCCAGCGCAGCAAGAGGAGCGCGTCAAGCAAAGTGCAAAACAATGGCTTATGCAGTACATCGGTCATTTATGGCCCTATGCCACCCAAGCGAATGACAAGAGTCTAGATTGGTCTAAATTGGTCGATTTGGAAAATCGGCAAGGTGAAGCCCGACTCGATGGACAATATTTCCGCGCGAACATTGATCCAACTGAACGCTATGTGTGCAACGCAGCCAACACCAATCAATATCGGCTCAAGGTCGATCAATCAGGCTTTCGTAATTTATATTTGGCCGGTGATTGGGTAAATAATGAAGCGCTAAACTTAGGCTGCGTAGAATCCACCGTGATCTCAGGTTTACAAGCAGCGAGAGCCTTAAGTGGGTATCCATTAACAATTCATCATGAAACATTTTAA